One window of the Macaca thibetana thibetana isolate TM-01 chromosome 1, ASM2454274v1, whole genome shotgun sequence genome contains the following:
- the CCDC27 gene encoding LOW QUALITY PROTEIN: coiled-coil domain-containing protein 27 (The sequence of the model RefSeq protein was modified relative to this genomic sequence to represent the inferred CDS: substituted 1 base at 1 genomic stop codon), whose product MFEAIFPSIPQARLKRDPREXLGLSSFRSTFRQQSSLGLCLMLPKEASPSERHSLMSSSMARGLALLQSVASRDAQCPEWKLRQKPRTLSKSVQTISRYYRKTSEPKDATSLTSFMSKMEELRRVFPRRPHCPQFSTRATSMSYCGSPTETDLSWEIDNSSETWRGTRDLLLARQGSDMNLDGRLLPFSKSACEFDYLRKKSKSQTLSPVTSSSVASQSCSRRRMPWYLAVIHEKDHCLSELEIQVQKKDEEILLLQEEREALKTQLKCLLKGKGQEASMSPGRRERLSDASLKLGRLSLLKAFSRDEELQHWQQADAPPLPGSCSSLEGGVLPGAPAVSIRVPHPGGAPQPCPAPALPISQMQEESAAPERGKELDLGGGEEDEGLEGEPKGVEDTGARGGVSQMGAVHEEGCKEEEEEEEDRDEDSEERELPEEEEIPRRSASSLAESFEEELLAQLEEYEQVILDFQFNLEATRTRYSLATGVIASLQQQLDFQESQLRQINRENETLQKELRERKQQLQAMTDKFSNLREDKKHQEMMGLIEKDNQLLRQQVSKLERKLTKRDRVISELDTKVSQLQEQVELDQNHLQRWKQLQEDLQSKKEMIQESEQQVRVALESSQSRLERLRNKIIQATFSITGTKSLVNEISDNDILEALQRIISERSDYYNQLKQKGVKVPPLQQSDTFLPSKTKKGTSK is encoded by the exons ATGTTCGAGGCCATTTTCCCCTCAATACCCCAAGCCAGGCTGAAGAGAGATCCACGGGAATAGCTGGGCTTGTCCTCATTCAGGTCCACATTCAGGCAGCAAAGCTCACTTGGTCTTTGCCTCATGTTACCTAAGGAGGCCAGCCCATCTGAGAGGCACAGTTTGATGTCCAGCTCGATGGCCAGGGGCCTGGCGCTCCTCCAGAGCGTGGCCAGCCGGGACGCCCAGTGCCCAGAATGGAAACTGCGCCAAAAGCCACGCACGCTCAGCAAGTCAGTCCAGACCATCAGCCGCTACTACAGGAAGACG AGTGAACCCAAGGATGCCACCAGCCTCACCAGCTTCATGTCCAAAATGGAGGAACTTCGAAGGGTCTTCCCCAGGCGTCCTCACTGTCCCCAGTTCAGCACCAGGGCCACATCCATGTCCTACTGTG GTTCACCCACTGAGACCGATTTGTCCTGGGAGATTGACAACAGCTCGGAGACCTGGAGGGGCACCCGGGACCTGCTCTTGGCCAGGCAGGGTTCGGACATGAACCTGGATG GGCGCCTCCTTCCCTTCAGTAAGAGCGCCTGCGAGTTCGATTACTTGAGGAAGAAGAGCAAATCCCAGACTTTGAGTCCGGTCACCAGCAGCTCAGTCGCATCCCAGAGCTGCTCGAGAAGGAGGATGCCCTGGTACCTCGCAGTCATCCATGAGAAG GATCACTGCCTGTCCGAGCTGGAGATACAGGTTCAGAAGAAAGACGAGGAGATCCTGCTGCTCCAGGAGGAGAGGGAGGCCCTGAAGACGCAGCTGAAATGCCTCCTCAAAGGCAAAGGCCAAGAGGCGTCCATGTCCCCAGGCAGGAGG GAGCGGCTCTCAGATGCTTCGCTGAAGCTGGGCAGGCTGAGCCTCCTGAAGGCCTTCTCCAGAGATGAGGAGCTGCAGCACTGGCAGCAG GCGGATGCTCCCCCGCTCCCTGGATCCTGCAGCAGCCTGGAAGGAGGTGTCCTCCCCGGTGCCCCCGCCGTGAGCATTAGAGTTCCCCACCCTGGGGGTGCCCcgcagccctgcccagcccctgccctaCCCATCTCGCAGATGCAGGAGGAGTCTGCAGCACCGGAGAGGGGCAAGGAGctggacctgggaggtggcgaGGAGGACGAGGGCCTGGAAGGGGAGCCCAAGGGGGTGGAGGACACAGGTGCCAGGGGAGGTGTGAGCCAGATGGGGGCTGTACATGAGGAGGGAtgcaaggaggaggaagaggaggaagaggacagggATGAGGACTCCGAGGAAAGGGAGCTGCCAGAGGAAGAGGAGATCCCCAGGAGAAGTGCTTCCTCCCTGGCCGAGTCGTTTGAGGAGGAGCTGCTGGCCCAGCTGGAGGAGTACGAGCAGGTCATCCTGGACTTCCAGTTCAACCTGGAGGCCACCAGGACCAGATACTCCCTTGCAACAG GAGTGATTGCGTCTTTACAACAACAACTGGATTTCCAAGAATCCCAACTGCGGCAGATCAATAGGGAAAATGAGACGCTGCAGAAGGAGCTTCGAGAGCGGAAGCAGCAGCTACAAGCCATGACCGACAAG TTCTCCAACCTCCGAGAAGATAAGAAACACCAAGAGATGATGGGGCTTATTGAGAAGGACAACCAGCTCCTCCGACAG CAAGTGtcgaaactggagagaaagctCACCAAGCGGGACCGCGTCATCTCAGAGTTGGACACCAAGGTCAGCCAGCTGCAGGAGCAGGTGGAACTGGACCAGAACCACTTGCAGAGGTGGAAGCAGCTGCAGGAGGATTTGCAGAGCAAGAAGGAGATGATTCAGGAGTCGGAGCAGCAGGTCCGCGTGGCCCTGGAAAGTTCCCAGTCCAGG CTCGAGAGGCTAAGGAATAAGATCATCCAGGCCACCTTTAGCATCACCGGGACCAAGTCCTTGGTCAACGAGATATCTGACAATGACATCCTGGAAGCCCTGCAG AGAATTATCTCAGAGAGAAGCGACTACTACAATCAGCTGAAGCAGAAAGGCGTCAAAGTGCCCCCACTTCAACAGTCAGACACCTTCCTGCCCAGCAAAACCAAGAAGGGGACCTCCAAGTAG